In Massilia sp. METH4, the genomic window TACACCATTTCCCTGGGGGGAATGGTGTACGACACCGAATGCATCGATCGCCGCGGGCGGCAGTCAGAAAAACTGCCGCCACTCCACCAGCCACTTCGGGAACTCGTCGACCGGCATCGGGCTCGCAATGTAGTAGCCCTGCGCATACGTGCACCCCAGCCCCTGCAGGAAATCCCAGTCCTGCTTGGTCTCCACGCCCACGGCGCAGGACATGCGGTCCAGGCTCCGGGCCAGCCCGAGGCAGGATTTCAGTACGGTGCCGATGGCGCGCTTCTTCGAGGCGCCGTCGACGAAGCTGCGGTCGATCTTCAATTCGGAGAACGGGATCGATGCGAGCAGCTGCAGGTTCGAGCGCCCGGTACCGTAGTCGTCGATGGCAAGGCCAAAGCCCATCATGCGCAGGCGCAGCAGGCGTTCGAGGAAGTGCGGGTCCGTCTGCAGCACCGACGATTCGGTGATCTCGAAGGTGATGTAGCCGGGCAGGATGCGGTGCCGCTCCAGGCAGGCGCCGATCTGGGCGATGAATTGCGGGTGCGACAGCGTGCCGGGATCGACGTTGACCGAGAACGAGATCGGAATACCCTGGTCGTGCAGCGTGCGGCAGGCGGCTACCGATTTCTCGATCATGCTCCAGTCGAGGAAGTCGATGCGCCCGGCTTCTTCCAGCACCGGCACGAAGGCGGACGGCCCGAGCATGCCGTGCACCGGATGCCGCCAGCGCGCGAACATTTCCAGGCCCTTCACCTGCCCCGTTTCCAGCTCGATCTTCGGCTGGAAGAAGGGATCGAATTCGCGCGCCTGCAAGCCTTTGCCCACTTCGGCGAATGTGAACGCCGGCGCCGCGGGAGCGGCCGCGGAACCGGCCGGCCGCGCATAGTTGGCGACGAGCGATTGCAGGCGCTGCGCGGAGACCGGCTTGGCGACGGCACCCAGCAAATCGACGCCGTAGGCCAGTGCCATCGTCTCCACCGAAAACAGGATATCCCCGCTCTGCGCTCCCACCACGATCACGCCGGAGCGGCACTTGTCCTCGCCCAGCCGCCGGATCAGTTCCAGCCCATCCATGCCGGTCAGCGACAGGTCGAGGACGATGATGTCGATGCCCGCGATGTTTGTCCCTGCGCCATCGAGCACGCGCAGCGCCGCATGGCCGTCGGGCGCCGTGTGCACGTGCTGGGCGCCGGCGCTGCGCAGCAGTCCTGACAACAGCTCGCGCTGCACCGGTTCGCTCTCGGCCACCAGGAACTGCAATGCGGCGATGTCCATGACTCCTCCGTGTCAGCCGGCTCGCGCCTGGCTTTGCCTCACCTGTTCGAAGAAACACACGGCCGCGCACGCGGCCACGTTCAGCGATTCCACCTGGCCCAGGTGCGGGATCACCACCTGGTGTTTCGCCAGCGACAGCAGCTCATCCGATACGCCCTGCCCCTCGTGGCCGAACACCCAGGCCACCGGGCGCTTCAGGTCGATGTCGTACAGCTTCTGCTTCGCATAGCCGCTGGTGGCCAGCGTGGCGATCTTCGCGCCGGCCAGCAGCGGTGCCAGAGGCACATTTTCGTGGATATCGAGCACGAAGTGCGCACCCATGGCGGCGCGCAGCACCTTCGGCGACCAGCAGAACGCGGTGCCGGGGCTGCAATAGACTTCGCGAATGCCGGCGGCCGCCGCGCTGCGCAGGATCGAGCCCACGTTGCCGGGGTCCTGCACATTGTCGAGCAGGACGGCGTTCGTGGCCAGCGCGGCGGGCACGGCCTGCCGCGGCATCTCGACCAGGAACAGGATGCCCACGCCATGCTCCACCTGCGACAGCGGCTCGTACAGCGCGTCGGGCAGTTGCAGCACGCGGCCGTGGTGCGCTTCCAGCTTCGCGACCAGGGCCACCACTTCGGGATGGCGCAAGCCGCTCTCGCTGACGATGCACTGCTCCGGCTGGCCGCGCAGTTGCAGCCACGTCTCGCACAGGTGCACGCCGTCGAGCAGCGTGCGGCCGGCCTTGCGCAGCGCATGCGCGCTGGTGGCCAGGTGTTTCAGTTCCTTGTACTGCGCGTTGTCGCGCGAAGTGATCGACTTCAAAACGCGGCCTCCAGCAGCTCGCGCACGGGGGCGAAGGAGCGCCGGTGCACGGGCGTCACGCCATGCAGCCGCAGCGCCTCCAGGTGCTGGGCGGTGCCGTAGCCCTTGTGCTGGTCGAAGCCGTACTGCGGATACTTCTTGTGCAGCTTGCGCAGCGCTTCGTCGCGCGCCGTCTTGGCCAGGATCGAGGCGGCGGAAATCGATTCGATCTTGTCGTCGCCATCGACGATGGCGATGGTCTGGATCTTCATCACGGGGCACTTGTTGCCGTCGATGAGGGCCAGCGTGGGAATCGTCTCCAGCGCGTGCACGGCCCGCTTCATCGCCAGCATCGACGCCTGCAGGATGTTCAGCTTGTCGATCTCCGCCTCGGAAGCCTTGGCGATCGCCCAGGCCACGCAGTCGCGCTTGATCAGCGGCGCCAGTTCCTCGCGCTTTGCCTCGGTCAGCTTCTTCGAATCCTTCAGGCCCGCGATGGGCCGCTCGCGGTGCAGGATGACGGCGGCCGCGTATACGGGCCCGGCCAGCGGGCCGCGGCCCGCTTCATCCACGCCGCAGATGATTTCCTCGAGCGAATATGGCAGGTCGTCGAACAGGCCCGTCTGCATAGTGTTCACGAATTTCTTCCCATGACTTTCAATACCGCCTGCGCGCTCGCCTCGGCGGAATTGCGCAGCAGGCTGTGGTGCATGTCGGTGAAGCGCCGTACCAGATTGGCACGGTGCGGCTCGTCCGTCAATTGCTTCCACATGTGTTCGGCCAACGCCTCGGCGCTGGCGTGGTGTTGCAACAGCTCGGGCACGAGGAATTCCCGCGCCAGGATGTTCGGCAAGCCGATCCACGGCTGGTACCCCATGTGGCGCATGATTTCCCACGACGCGCGCATCATCCTGTAGGCGATCACCATCGGCTTCTTGTACAGCGCCACTTCCAGCGAAGCGGTGCCCGAGGCGACCAGCACCGCGTCGGCCGCGCAGATCGCCATGTGGCTTTCGCCATCGAGCAGCTGCAAGGGCACGTCATCCAGTCCCGCCTCGCGTACCAGCTTCTGGAAGTACTCCTTCTGCTTGTCGCCCGCCATGGGCACCACGAAATGCAGCGAGGGCTCGCGCTGGCGCAGCAGCTTCGCCGCGCCGATGAAGGCGGTGGTGTTGTACTTCAGCTCCCCCATCCGGCTGCCCGGCATGATGGCGACGACCTTCGCGTCGTCGGCCAGGCCGAGGTGGCGGCGCGCCGCCGTCACGTCCGGCGCCAGCGGGATCAGCTCGGCCAGCGGATGCCCCACATAGGTGCAGGGCACGCCGGCCTTCCGATAGATCTCTTCCTCGAACGGGAAGATCACCAGCATGTGCGACACGTTCCTGATGATCTTCTTGATGCGCCCGCCGCGCCAGGCCCAGATCTGCGGCCCGATGTAGTGCATGGTCGGGATGCCCGCCGCCTTCAGCTCGCCTTCCAGGCCCAGGTTGAAGCCCGGGTAGTCGGCGCCGATGAACACGGCCGGCCTGTCGGCCAGCAGCCGGTCGCGCAGCCGGTTCTGGATGCGTTTCAGTTCGCGGT contains:
- a CDS encoding EAL domain-containing response regulator → MDIAALQFLVAESEPVQRELLSGLLRSAGAQHVHTAPDGHAALRVLDGAGTNIAGIDIIVLDLSLTGMDGLELIRRLGEDKCRSGVIVVGAQSGDILFSVETMALAYGVDLLGAVAKPVSAQRLQSLVANYARPAGSAAAPAAPAFTFAEVGKGLQAREFDPFFQPKIELETGQVKGLEMFARWRHPVHGMLGPSAFVPVLEEAGRIDFLDWSMIEKSVAACRTLHDQGIPISFSVNVDPGTLSHPQFIAQIGACLERHRILPGYITFEITESSVLQTDPHFLERLLRLRMMGFGLAIDDYGTGRSNLQLLASIPFSELKIDRSFVDGASKKRAIGTVLKSCLGLARSLDRMSCAVGVETKQDWDFLQGLGCTYAQGYYIASPMPVDEFPKWLVEWRQFF
- a CDS encoding RNA methyltransferase, with translation MKSITSRDNAQYKELKHLATSAHALRKAGRTLLDGVHLCETWLQLRGQPEQCIVSESGLRHPEVVALVAKLEAHHGRVLQLPDALYEPLSQVEHGVGILFLVEMPRQAVPAALATNAVLLDNVQDPGNVGSILRSAAAAGIREVYCSPGTAFCWSPKVLRAAMGAHFVLDIHENVPLAPLLAGAKIATLATSGYAKQKLYDIDLKRPVAWVFGHEGQGVSDELLSLAKHQVVIPHLGQVESLNVAACAAVCFFEQVRQSQARAG
- the rnhB gene encoding ribonuclease HII, whose translation is MQTGLFDDLPYSLEEIICGVDEAGRGPLAGPVYAAAVILHRERPIAGLKDSKKLTEAKREELAPLIKRDCVAWAIAKASEAEIDKLNILQASMLAMKRAVHALETIPTLALIDGNKCPVMKIQTIAIVDGDDKIESISAASILAKTARDEALRKLHKKYPQYGFDQHKGYGTAQHLEALRLHGVTPVHRRSFAPVRELLEAAF
- the lpxB gene encoding lipid-A-disaccharide synthase, which produces MLAARLLAGLRPHLPGARFHGIGGPAMIAQGFETDVPLETMTVRGLFEIIPRYRELKRIQNRLRDRLLADRPAVFIGADYPGFNLGLEGELKAAGIPTMHYIGPQIWAWRGGRIKKIIRNVSHMLVIFPFEEEIYRKAGVPCTYVGHPLAELIPLAPDVTAARRHLGLADDAKVVAIMPGSRMGELKYNTTAFIGAAKLLRQREPSLHFVVPMAGDKQKEYFQKLVREAGLDDVPLQLLDGESHMAICAADAVLVASGTASLEVALYKKPMVIAYRMMRASWEIMRHMGYQPWIGLPNILAREFLVPELLQHHASAEALAEHMWKQLTDEPHRANLVRRFTDMHHSLLRNSAEASAQAVLKVMGRNS